ATAGACAGCAGTTTGTGCTCTGTCAAGAATTGAACTGGTATATTAAATAGTGCTCAAATCATGCCAATACACACACAGCCAAACAAGATACATGTCAAGTTTAGTCATCTTAGTCCCATAATCAATTAAAAAGAACTCATTTTGCCAGTATTAGAATCTCAGCAAGTACAGCATATCATCTACGCATAAATACATTAGTGTGCACATCATATTCACACCATTCAACTAATATATACTGTAACTAATCTTTGCAACACATTATCTTTGGAATTGGAAAACATGGTTTTGGAACAACATAGAATGATTTAGAATGGATCATATAATCCTTTATTAATtaccaaaaatatgaaatagtgCTAGAATATCATGTCTGAATGACAAATGCAAGTATGTATACCTTATGATCCAACATTCGAGAAAGTCTGTTCTTCTCCTGCAGGTCACCAGCATGGTGCTGCTTGCTGAGCTCAATCTCCCTCTACAAGCACGGATTATAGTGATTTTTCCCAACTAAAACAAACATCTGCAATCTGTAAATAACAAGGAATAGGGGTAAACATACCAGTTGCTCTTGCTCGTGAAGGATTTTCTCTACTTCAAGGCGCTTTTGGAAAGCTTGTTCAATCAGTGGtgcctcttcctccctcttcgCCCTCTCCAAGTAATCCATTTGTTTAGCAATCTTTTGCAGTTTTTTCTCCAACTCTTGACGCTCCTTCACCTGCTCATTCATGGCTAATTCCATAACAGCCTGCTTAGTAACATCCTGCAATGGaaacattcaaatataaagGGCCTGTATACAGTTCTATAAATGTAACATATAACTGGCCAGATATAATACAATGACTAGCTGAATAGCATGTCTAAATATGACACTatagaaggaaaaaggagaataCAAAGGGCATGTATACAGTTCTATGTATTTTACTTGGTTGACCTATGCCAAATTAACATTCAGTTTTTGTAATTGTATTTCATGATTTCAGATGGTGTTCCAACCAGCCTAGGACCATCAAAAACAACACATTAGGAAAACATAAAGTTAAAACCTGTTCGGTTGAAAAAGGAACAATATTTAACTGAACATACAGACACCACCAACCCatcaaataagaaaatcagtgaaacaaaggattttccaaaaacaaaaaagaaaaatcagacaaaaaaattacaagtattaaacaaatataaattatgcaCTAGTTTAAACTACATTAAAACATAACAGATAttagtataatatttatatttttccttaCCCCCAGAATGACAGgctttttccctttcttatttttatttatctttgtTGCAAGCATTTCTTCTGCTtccttcttctctttttcaaGCATAGATTGGCGAATCCTCTCCTGCTCCCTTAATCTTACATCATTGAGAAGCCTTAACCTTTCATCATCAGCAGATTTCTTCAGCGTACTCAATCTCTTTAATTCCTCTTCCTTCTCCTGTAATGTGAGAAGAGACCATAAGCGCAAAATACATTAATAGCTGGGTGTATTGACAGTTAACAAATGGATACCTTTTCCAATATTTGACGCTCAAGGTCTTCTTTGCGTTTTTCAATAATTGATTTCCTCGCAAGAAGCCGTCTGTGTTCGTTCTCCACTACTCCAGCAAGACTTGTTAAGTTTTTGCCAAGTTTGGATGGCTTCTTCACAGGTGGTTGGATAAGACTCCTTGCTTTATTAAGAGACTCAGCCAAAACACTAAGGTGATTACTGAGACAATCAGATTCAGTGTCCTACAAATAGAAATCAGACAGAAATGAAGTTGATGTCACATGTCGGAACCAGTACAGTCTGGACTAATAAAACAGAAATCCAGTAATCAACAGCATATGAACCAgtattcaattaaaaaaacatcttagAAAGTATTAAATCAGATGATCTCACATCAGGCACTACATAGTTTCTTTAATATCTAAAAAGTACAGCTATATAACTCAGAGTTACATTCAGAATGAGAATTGGAATttactttttcttaaaatatgaatagcaGCGACTGCAGGGACATCTGGTAAAATGAAATACAAAGAATACAAATAGAACTAGGTCATATAAGTTCCTCCaagttttttcatttttttcctgctTCTATAAATGCCAGTTCGACAAACCCAGTGGCAGACAAGACACATGCACTGGTTAGTAGCAAATAATAAATCCAAATTCCACAACACAGAGAAGGCTAAAGAGGCCAGCAGACTTGATGAACTGAAGCCACGTACCATATTACCAAAATGAACAGCTCCTGACAAATGGTTGACTTTCATAGCAACAAAATTGTGTTTAACAGCATCAACAGAAATCTTCTCGACAACAGAAAAGTCAAAGAATGGTATCATCTTTGAGAGCATATCAATTTTTACAGATTGAAATATCTGTGAAGCctgaaaaggaagaaaagaagcCACATCTCACATGTGTTAACTGAAGAATACTGTAAAAGGCTAAAGTGTAAAGACAATAAAACAAAACTTCCTACAGTAGGTCGTTGAATATACCTGTTGCAAGACCCTCAGGGTTGTCAGCTTTTCCAATGCAGGAAGGTACTGCGACAAAAAAACTTCTGGAACTGAAGGAGCTGATGAAAGCTTCCCTCCAGTCTTTGCAATCTTGGAGAGCATTGGTTGTACTTTGGATACGAGATCCAGAGGAAGAGACTCATGTTCCAAAAGGTTGTATAAATCTTTGACTTCTTGGGAAGCACAGGAAATAACCCCTTTGGCAGCCTAGATTTACAACATGTGCACAAGAGATAACTAATTATCCATTAGAAATGATGGCCACATATTAGTTGATTGCAACAGGTCAACAAAAAATGTTACCCTAACAACAACCTTATTTTACCaacacaaccaaaaaaaatgaactttcACATCTCCGCGATTCAATTGACAACTgaggaaatatatataaacatgaaaGGATCTAGATGTCAATTTTCTCTTACTGCTTTCACTAAGTTACCTAACTTTACGCGATGCAATAAAAACATTTCATGCCCTGAGCAAGGCTCATGGCACGCCATACACAAAAattgatactccctccattccataatataaggcataaccactttttttctttgtcccataatataaggcgtGCATGCAAGTATGCATTAATTAGcacattttttatcatcaaaacATCCAACCacattacatgcatgcatatatgcacctAGGTAATCTAAACGAGAAGATAGTTATAACTCTTTCTTGGTCTTTGGGTTAGTGGTGGTTgtgccttatattatggaatgaagggagtattacAAATGATAGCAAGACAAACAGATGTAACACTGTGTCCAAAACTCATCAGCatagtttaataaaataatgaccCAAAATGGATTCAACGCATACCAACTCAGAAAGAAGCGATGCTCTCGAAGGCTGCAAAGGTGATGGGAGATATGTCAGGATTAAGGAAtagaataaataatattatcaaaaaaaataatgtttgtTTGGGAAGTTCTTGAGGGCTAACCACTTCTCTATTCTCACGCTTGGAGTCAAGGGAGAAATTGACAAGATTGGCTATCCTTAGATTGCgatctttttcattttcaagCTCAAGATGGGATGCACCATATTTATGGTCATATGGCGACACAGCAAGAGCAGCCAGTAAAACAGAAGAGGCTATTAGTTGAAGGTCCTTTTGAGACAAGTTCTTATTGTAGCTCTTCTGCAAGTTGAAAAGCTTAAGCCACGCATACGCATGGTACAAGTGGCAATCAGATATCCAGAATATTTCAGTTAACTTAGCATAATACACAACCAGAACAGATGGTTTCGGTGTTTTCTTCACCATGCTCATCAAGCCATGGATGTCTTCCACGGATCTAAAGGCTTCCTGAAAGAAACAAAGCTTAATGATGATGCAGCAAAGATCATGTTTTGCACATAAAAAGACTAGGTGATACATGGAACAGACCTGCCAAAGAGAGAGATCTGTAGCAATTTTTAGTTGTTCAACTCGAGTGTCCAGGTATAGCTGCAAGCTTTCTGGGGCAGTCAGATCAGGACGATCTCGCTGGTCACGGTATTTGTTCAAGTTAGCGAGATGGTTTCTGATTATCTCGCACAACCTTCGGAATTCAGTGGTCCTCTTATACTGTTTACAAAATTGAAAAGCCTTGTGCGCAGTCATCTGCATAAGAGAAGTTAAAAAGTATAGTCACATTAGCAAATGTGGCATGCAGAACACAATGTGAAGGGAATCAATATCACACTACAGAAAATTCTGGAAGGTatagaaaaaatcaatagAGTAAAATGATCCCGAAAATTAAGCTAGTTACAGAAAAGAAACCGGTGGACCCATTGAGTGACCCAAAGGTAGTTATAAATCCCCCTTGCACCAATTGACAATTACAAAGACATCTACagaagtataaacaaaaagatggcataaaaaatgatactaTGTCGTAAATGAATCATCATCAGTTTAAATTTCTGTCACCATGAATAAGTTAAGCGGCAAGAGGAGAATGTACAACAATTTCATTGAATGCAAGAAAAACGTGAAACCATTACAGTGAAGATATTCAAAATAGAGTATGAAAATGTGATTGCAAGCAATAATAGCTAACGCACACTAGGGTAAAATCAAATTGTTTGTGTTTTGTAAGTAACAATGTCCTGGGAAAAACTGAGCTCAGAGAATTTGTCAACAGAACAAAATGAAAGGAGTCAGGAAAAATAATGCTAGGTCTCCAAACTCATTAATGTGTCTATTCACGCCATCTAGGCAGATGTGGTTTAGAACAGATGTGACAGCAATATTAACATGTCAGCCAAATAAAATGCCATGCCATACATAAACAGCACAATCAATACATGAATAAGGTAAGCACATAAAGAATAGCTTACAGCATATAACGCTTCAAGTTTTGAATTGTTTCTCAATATCTCAAGAACTGTTCTGTATGTCTCCCAGAGAAATTTGAACCACGGTGTGACATGCTCCCTGTCTGATCGGTCCTTCCCTTTCTCCCCGCTAACATAGCTGAGCATCAAATCCTCTGGTCGCTTGTCTGCTTCCAGATCTTCTACATCCAGAGCATCATCCAGTGCTTGTGCCTGGTTTCTGGCTTGCTCCGCTTTCTCATTGGAAAGCTGCATGAAGTGCTTTATCACCTCCTCCAAGGATGACACATTGACTTGTTGGCAAACAATCCTGTACTGAATAAGGCCATCTTTCGCAAACCTGCCTTTCCTCAGGTCTACGCAGAGCTCTACATACTTCATCATGATCCTTTCGAGTGGCTTCTGCCATGACCTGTATCTTTTTGAGGTTATGAGATCATGCAAAGCCTGTAAGGCTGCCTGCTTCTGCCCAACATGTATCAGCTCTGAAGGAAAGCAGACGCCACCATCAGTATAAAAATCGTTAACAGCTTGTATAGCACGAACGAGCAGCATACACTGTATTGCTAGAAGATTAATGGCCCAGTCATAGTCCATTAGCTATCTAAGACTGAAGGAATCAAACTACGCTCCTTATCTGACAAATTTCCTGCTTTCTAAACAGTGACAGATGATTTGCTAAATACATATAACAGATCCAAGGGACTCACCCTCCGCTCTCTTGAGCGCGTTCTCAGGTTTTGCAAAGGTCGCCATGGCCGCAGCGGGAGGTCTCCGGAAGCGATCTACTCCTTCAGCACAGCAAAATCAGGATTAACTCGCCCATTCAACAACGAAACgcccaaaaaaattacaccaCCACGCTCCATAATCCAAAACAACAACGCCCACACCCCCCCTCCCGAACAGATCGGAATCGACCGGCAAAACCCGCATAGGAATCGCCAGACGAGACGTAACACGGAGAAACCACCACCGTCGGAGGATGCCCGAAGCTACCTGTAGATCGCCGGAGACGTGCGCGGTGGACGTCGCCGTccggccgtcggcggcgtctgcggcggcggcgatctggGCGGAGGGATGGGGATGGGAGCGGGCGGGAGCGGGGGCGgagagtggcggcggcggcgcggggtgaGAGGGGGTTTATTAGGGTTGCGTCGCGTGCGTGGGGGTGCTGCTGGTTGCTGCTGCGAGGGGTCCAGGGTGCCCGCTTCGTGGGTCTTCACGCCGACGTGGAGCGACCTAGGACCGTCGCTTCATGGGGCTGGGTCTCTGCTGGCCGTCCGATCTTGTGGTTCGAGTCGTCGTTATAATTGGGTGCCTTCTATAATTGTGGCCCAATTCGACAATCTTAATGGGCCCTTCTATTTTTGTTCAGAAATAAGTGCACCATGGGTCTCTGAATTTACGacgagtttgtttttttcccgtTAATCGGAACAGCAGAAATGTGTATGTTAAATTTGTATAAttcgttaaaaaaaagttcctTAACAGTATTGACTCACATTTTAACTAATTTTACTAATATGACATCCGATAGTCCCACATATcaggttattttattttttctttctcttctcttcttttcttcccttctcttccttcctcccctctctatttctctctctctatttctCTCTGTCCTTCGAGCATGCAGCTGGCAGCGGGCGGTGCTAGCGTGCCAGTTGGGGCGCagtcggcgagcggcggcggaggctagGGTGAATGGCGGTGGGCAAGCAGTGGAGGGGGCAGGCGGGCTGGGGCACGGTCGCCGGGCGGCAGCGGGGGTTGGGGCAGACGGCGGTGGGCAAGCGGCGACAGGGGCAGGCGGCCTGggcgcggtcggcggcggcggcgacggcaagcgGCGGGGCTCTGCTCTCTCCAGCACTTGCTGAGCACAGTCACGGCCTCACTGTACGGGCCATCGAAcgcgtcggcgacgaactTGTCGAGCTCCTTCCTGCCGCTAGCCTCGCCGACCGGCTTGATGACCACGTCGTGGCGCCCTGGATCTGCGTGCCATCAGAGAGCTCGAGCATCAGTACATAGTATTGTTCTTGCATGCAAGTGCTCTTGATTGTTCttattttcatcattttcCGACTCATATCTAGATGCATGCTATATAGGTTATCTtcgaattttttattatctgcTTGTGATCGTAacggagagagaaagaagagagagagcaaaGGAAGGGAGAGGATGGAGATGTAAGATCAAGAAGAATAAATTAGTGATTTGCGAGATAAatgtttttgtgatatttGACGGGCGGTCAGGCCGCAGGTATATGGGCGGTCAGACCTTTCAAATAATTGTGGTCAAACCGCAGGTATCTGGGCAGTCAGACCGACAGGTCAGCCCCGAAAGTTTCagcttttggttttcttttcgattttggttttgttcttcgtgaattcgatttctagttggtttctatacgtatgggtactgttgttttgctaatcatgagtcAAGTTGGAAATAGCTTGGTCTCgaaatatggtttctttgtttgattcatgtgtagttgacttgatgcctcgggagagtattgccggtgatggatcgggagtcaacttggagataagTTGACGTCCGGCGGTCAAGATATCATGCAGGATACTTAGGCTAGAGTTCAATGCATATGGTGGTGAAGATTCCATGTGGcatacgatggagatattgtgtgcgtatGGGATATAGAAGTTGAGTTCGGATAGAGTCTGGATTTGAGAAGATTTATTGTATTAGATatagagatatggttagttacGGATAAGGATATGTTTCCCACGAGATTGGGAGTCTTAATTCGTGCTAGATACGTGGGCCTTGCATACCCACGTCaaggttataaataggtaccgaggggtgTGCCCCCGGTGAGCTTTTTGTGCCATTTGAGAGGAAAAGTTAGAGTTTCGACTCTATTTCGATTTTAGATCGAAAGTTTTGGTTATGAGTGTtttctatgcactttgtaaacactggttgatcaataaaagtcgagagattTAATCTATATCTTGAAGCTTTGTCAATCGATGTTTTTTCAGGATCCCGACGATCTAACCGTAGGTAGGCTGGCAgtctgaccggccactcaACGTCGGTCTGACCAAGGTTATGtgagcggtctgaccggccatataacgtcggtctgaccggtggCATAAACGCAGTGCGACCGGAGGCTTCGTTAAGActtttgtgaaggtaatcttttatttccgtgaaaagatttggtttttttatctaactaccattcacccccccccATTTGGTAGTTCTTTTACTCTGTTGCGATCCTAcaggagaaatttttttaaaaaaatctgacatgtgggacccaccagACGTCACATCAGCAAAACCAGTCAAAATTTGAGCCAATACTGCAaagggacttttttttaacggATTATACAAGTTCAGGGGTATACATTTCCGATATTCCGGTTAAGGGATGAAAGACGGACTCGCTTGTAAGTTCAGGGACCTTTGGTGaactttttccttttgttcaATAGGAGTCATCTAAAGGCCCAAGAAATCTTAGTACGCAAATAAGATATtgatttttggaaaaaaaaagttttactccTCTGAACTATTTTGTTAGAGCACTTAACCCTCTAATTATTTGTTTGCTCATTTTATACCCTAgactattttttgttaatcTATTATGGTTTGCTCTGAAATTTTGTTACAATGCTAGATGCATTACAACTTATATAtcgtcattttttatatatttttttaaatttgttacaTAAGTTAGAAACACCTTAGACTGATTTAAACAccaatattttaaattcaagCAAATAGCcacaacaaaatgaaaatacttttaaactttgataaggTGTTATATatgattctaaaaaaattgcttAACATACAACTTTTATTAACAATAACAACAATAACAACGAAGAGAAATATTATAAAGCAGTGGAgtgaattttctttaatacTTTATGGGTAAGATGAACTAGCAAACAGTTTACGTGGTTAACTAGTCCGAGCAATTAGTTTGGGGGAgtaaatggattttttttccttaattttttGGCATTCCATGAATTAGGGTTCGATTATTACATCGTCATTGACTCATATGGTCCATCACATTTAGTAAAGAacttaaaagaaatataactaGCACAGTTGCAAAGGATGCATCCCTCTCGCATGGGGGTGGGGAGTTGGTCTACTGTATGCAGTAGCTAGGTCATAGTCGTGCATGCGCCCTGCGAGATATAGTCATTCATTCATCACCCTTTATCTTCCTCTATGCACATGACATTTCCTTGCAAGCATGCTGATGTTAACACCCTTGATCTCAATACAATGACATACAATCTTTAGCCATATCCCAAAACACAGATACAAAGATATCGACTTGTACAAATATTATGATATACTAGTAAGTATCCGTATGtcattatgaaaatataaccATCATATTGGCACATGTAGAATCTATTTTGAAATTCACAAGTAATTAGAGGATTTTGTTGTTAGGCTTTTTTTAAGAGAGAATGGTGAGTAGCCTCATATGCTTGAATTTGCGGTTTGGGAGTTACCACTACTAGATAAGATGTAGCCAAGTTAGGAATAATAGGATGGCTCTTATCATGGCAAAAACACCACTAAAAACAATAACAGGGTgttgtttgtttgatttttcgaGTTTAATGTAAaggaattgatttttatatagttttttcaaaaaaataataagtggtGTCACCTAAAGGTAACATGACACGAAGACACCCTATATAGATCAATATATGCATGCAAGGGACACGTACTTAAGAGCCCCAAACTTCTCGCCCCCCATTTAGTGACAAGGTGGGTGTTACCTCGCAATTTGGCGACACCATATTGCCACCAAACGTCATCGTGAAatgggtattttttttgtttttaaaagatatgttcataaaatcatagaaaacataataatggtaaaaaaatcttttatagTTAAGGGTTAAAAAATAGGTTTAGATTAATAGAGTTCATTGATTTTTGCATAAATTGCATATGTTGTTTCCTGCACCATTCATAAGCCAAACTGCCAAAGGATGAAAAGCTGATGCGAAATTAGCATCCTTtagtttttgcttatgtttataagtcaaaattttaatcttcattcttaaatttaaagttaattttgggttttttcaccaaagtttattttcccacctttttagattgttaagaataaatataaaagatattcacaaattattcttTGTGTTAGGAGTTGGAAATGCAAATATTGCACGCCAAACTGCCAAGGTTTTTTTCCCTGTGGAGTCAAATGGCAGAGTAGGAAATGCAAAGGGAGTAattgttttactgtttcattaaaaaaacaaacgacatattttcaaataaaaaataatttatgaataaaacttttatatacgtattattagcgatctaaaagtcaatgctgaaaaataaacttcaataaaaaagatttttctaaatcaactccaaatttaaggatgAAAAGTCAAATGTTGGTATAATCATAAGGAAAAGCGAAAATTTTGGGTAAAGTATTGAGCTAAATTGGCACGTAATGTGAAATTAACACCTGTAAACAATTTACAGAACGATGGTTAGATTATAGATATTGGCCTTTTTGCATCGCCGAAGAGTGAATAAAGAAACACATTAATAAACATTTCTCTTAGGATTCCATTTCCTTGATTGCCATCGCAGGCATGGAACTGAACACAAGAGGCAGATATATGGGAATATATGGAGGGGCCAAATGCCAGATCCTCAGATTTTAGTTAGGTTGGTTGAATGCAAGCTGGATCCGTCGTCGTATTCGCTTAGCAACACGCACATCTTAATACTTTATTAATCTACTTGTTTGTTTAACATTTTGGTTGCCTAGAGCAGAagaacaataataattaaagaaaagagCATTGCGTTAAGCTAAGTTATAAAATACACTCGCTCTTTCTTTCCCACGAAGGCGAAACTGGAATCAGTTCTGAAGCCCCCAATATTTTTGCAGTTTGTAGTTTTATAGAACATGATTAATTTCAGTTAAACTCCTGACTGTTAAACTGCGCAGTGAAAAATCGATCAGCTAAGGCTGCAATCTTCAGAGCTTAGACACACAAATTCAGAACTCTGCCTGCACATAAATTTCACCTCCTGATTCGATCGATCCATCAATTCTGCTGGCTTACTCTGGAAAGAAAGGCAGACATAAACAAAGAAGAACAATAGTTTTTGATCGATCAGTTTGTGGCTTCCAACTCAACGCTTGCTAGCTCTAGCTAGCAAAAGAGGTCGTTGGTGCCGGACATTGCCAGAACATGTCCATATTCTAAGCAGCAGCCTGCAAAACCaagattatcttttttttctccccccAAAACGCTAGCTAACTAATCAAAGATCCTGCTTAAGCTAGCGTTAAGCCTGGATGGAATAATCATCTCGATCTTATGCTAGCTAGAGTTGTAGAACAGTGACATCGCACCAAGCCCGTCAATCCGGCGGTTAGCTTGATGGCATGCactaatctagcttgtccctgcCAACCTGTAGTTCATCCTCTCGCTGCCACGTTTTGTATCCATTTTGATCAATTCGTCCTAGCCTAGGTCGTAGATAAACAAATTGGGATTAGCATTAGATAATTAAGCAAGCTGCTCCTAACCCCTCAAACACACTAATCATTAGCTTGTCTTCTTCCCCGCGCTACCAACCAACTTGTGCTGCTGCATATAGACCATTGCCTCTTCATCAAACGATCTCCCTCACCTGCtgtctttctctctctatctcatGGGGATCACGCCGTCGTGCATACCGCTGGCTCCGGTGGCGGGTGgcgggtcgtcgtcgtcgtcgacggcgtgcAAGATTATCCATGTCGATGGGACAGTGACGCGGCTCGCGCGGCCGGTCAGGGCgtcggagctcatggtcgactACCCGGGGCAGTTCGTTTGCGACTctggccgcctcgccgtcgg
This is a stretch of genomic DNA from Oryza brachyantha chromosome 1, ObraRS2, whole genome shotgun sequence. It encodes these proteins:
- the LOC102703154 gene encoding eukaryotic translation initiation factor 3 subunit A, which codes for MATFAKPENALKRAEELIHVGQKQAALQALHDLITSKRYRSWQKPLERIMMKYVELCVDLRKGRFAKDGLIQYRIVCQQVNVSSLEEVIKHFMQLSNEKAEQARNQAQALDDALDVEDLEADKRPEDLMLSYVSGEKGKDRSDREHVTPWFKFLWETYRTVLEILRNNSKLEALYAMTAHKAFQFCKQYKRTTEFRRLCEIIRNHLANLNKYRDQRDRPDLTAPESLQLYLDTRVEQLKIATDLSLWQEAFRSVEDIHGLMSMVKKTPKPSVLVVYYAKLTEIFWISDCHLYHAYAWLKLFNLQKSYNKNLSQKDLQLIASSVLLAALAVSPYDHKYGASHLELENEKDRNLRIANLVNFSLDSKRENREVPSRASLLSELAAKGVISCASQEVKDLYNLLEHESLPLDLVSKVQPMLSKIAKTGGKLSSAPSVPEVFLSQYLPALEKLTTLRVLQQASQIFQSVKIDMLSKMIPFFDFSVVEKISVDAVKHNFVAMKVNHLSGAVHFGNMDTESDCLSNHLSVLAESLNKARSLIQPPVKKPSKLGKNLTSLAGVVENEHRRLLARKSIIEKRKEDLERQILEKEKEEELKRLSTLKKSADDERLRLLNDVRLREQERIRQSMLEKEKKEAEEMLATKINKNKKGKKPVILGDVTKQAVMELAMNEQVKERQELEKKLQKIAKQMDYLERAKREEEAPLIEQAFQKRLEVEKILHEQEQLREIELSKQHHAGDLQEKNRLSRMLDHKNVFQERIVQRRESEFSRLKKERDEKTSQLISSRKRERDTVRKLMYHLNLEEQRIERLREEEEARKREEEERRKREEAERKAKLDAIAAKQLQREREMEEKERQRREALFGKGAGAGAGAEPAARTPDAAPVAQPAQPVAAPAAAAAAAAPGKYVPKFKRGGDSGSGVGSQRPTAAPEQDRWGSRDDRPRPDIRPLRQDNDMRPLRQDAPPARQDPPAGQGGPVPTWRGSRFSSSSSSSSTWSSSRPRN